AACACCTTCATGGTCTTGTAATCCAGCAGGGTCGGGATATCATTGCTGCCGTCTAAGTCCTCGCTGTCAGGATACGCAGTGAACCAGTGCAGGCTGTCGGTATGGTTCATGAACAGCGGAGAGAGGGCCGGCTCCTTCTCCTTAATCGTCTTCAGCATCGGTTCAATATCCTCCAGCTTCTGGAGGCTGTTCACATCGAAGCCGTATTTATCCACAATCGCCTTGTCAAAAGCGAACCCGACCGACTGCCCCAGCTCCTTCTCGGTTGGAACCGCATACAAATGTCCGTTGACGGTAGCTGCCTGCAGGTAAGCGGGATTGATCTGTGCCTTCGTCTCCTTGGCATAGGTGTCCAGCAGCTCCTCCAGCGGCAGATACGCCCCCTTCGCGGCGTTGGTCATGAAGTTCCAGGTATAGACCATATCGAACACCTCGCCGGACTGGATCATCAGGTTGACCTTGTCAGCCGGTTTATCCCAGCTCAGCTGGTTAATCTTGATTGTGGCATTGATTTTGTCCTTCAGATAAGCATTGATCTCCTGCTCCACGGACGCCACGTCCTTATCCGGCCCGCCGGGCAGATACAGGGACAGCTCCACCGGCTCAAGCGCATCCGGCGCTTTGGTCCCGGGCGCTTCCGTTGCTGTAGCTTCCTTCGTTGCTGCCGGAGCTGTGGTACTCTCTCCCGTTTTCTCTGTAGGCGCAGCCGTATTGTTGTTATTGCCGGAGCATCCGGCCAGGGTGAACCCCGCCATAAGCACAAATGACAGCAGCAGACCTGTGACTTTTTTACTTGCCATACTTTTTCCTCCCCTTGATGGACAAATATATGCTAATCGGTAGGTTCCGAGGTTAGCCTTTGATAGAGCCGAGCGTCAGTCCTTTGATGAAATACCGCTGGAAGAACGGATAGGCCAGTACAATCGGCCCGATGCCGATCAGCGCCATTGCCATACGGATCGTTTCCCCCGGTAATTTGGCCAGCTCGGTGGCCGAGCCTTGAATGAGTGCCCCGTTGCGGCTCAGGTAGTCTGCCTGGGAGATCATTTTGTACATGAGATATTGGAGGGAATAGAGGTCTGTGTCGGTAATGAAAATCATGCTGTTAAACCAGTCATTCCAGTAATGCAGCGTGTTAAAGAGCCCAATGGTCGCGAAGACCGGCAGAGACAGCGGGAAAACAATCCGGAAGAACGTCCTTAGCTCCCCCGCTCCGTCAATGGTAGAGGCTTCAATCAGCGCGGGCGGCACGCTCATCTGGAAGTATGTCTTCATGATCAGCACATTGAATGGGGACAGCAGCATCGGCACTACCAGCGCCCAGATGGAGTTCTTGAGGTCCAGCACCTGAGTGTAGACCATATACCACGGCACCAGCCCGCCGCCGAACAGCATGGTGAAAAAGATCAGAAAAGCGAACACCCCCCGGTACCGGAAATCCGCCCGCGATATCGGATACGCATACAGGGAAGAGAGGAACACACTGGCCAGCGTTCCGGTGATCGTGACGAAGAACGAGATGCCATAGGCCCGCAGCACCACACTGTAATCCTTGAATATATAGGTGTAAGCCTCCAGGCTAAGCTTCTCCGGAAAGAACTGATAGCCATTACGGACGATGTAATCGTAATCAGTTATGGAGATCATGAACACAAGTACAATCGGCAGCAGGCAGGCCAGGGACAGGATGATAAAAATAATATGGAGGAGAACGTTAGTAAATCGGGATATTTCGTTATTAGCCACGGATTTCCACTCCTTCTACAGGGTACGTGCGCCGCCTGACTTTTAGCTAGAAAACCGCCTGATCCTTATCAACCTTGCGCACGATCCAGTTCGAGCCGAGGACCAGGAAAAAGCCGACCACCGATTGGTATAATCCGGCTGCTGCGGACATCCCCAGGTTACCCATATTAATCAGCGCGTTATAGACGTAGGTGTCGATGACCAGTGTGGTCGGGTACAGCGCCCCGGAGTTCAGTGTCGTCTGGTAGAACAGCCCGAAGTCGGAACGGAAGATGCCCCCGATCGCCAGAATCGTTGTAATAATAATGACCGGCCGGATGAGCGGAATCGTGATGTGCAGAATCTGCTTCCACTTGCTGGCACCGTCGATCAGAGCCGCTTCATAGTACTCGTTGTCAATGCCGATGATCGCCGCCAGATAGATGACACAGCCATAGCCCACCCCTTTCCAGAGATTAATCAGCGGCAGAATGAACGGCCAATACTTCGGCTCCGAATACCAGCTGAGCTCATCCAGCCCGAACAGGGCGAAGACCCCTTTATTGATGAAACCGTATTCAACATTCAGAAAAGCGAATACCAGATAGCTCACCACCACCATCGACAGGAAGTAGGGGAAGAACATGATGCTCTGATAGAATTTGGCGGCCAGCTTGTTCCTCAGCTCATTCAGGGCCACCGCGATGGATACGGCGAAGAGCAGATTGAGCACAATGAACACGAAGTTGTAGAGCACCGTATTGCGTGTGATAATCCAGGCATCCGAGGTGGCGAACAGGAATTTGAAGTTATCCAGCCCCACCCACGGACTGCCGAGAATCCCGTCTACATAGTTGATGTTCTTGAACGCAATCACAATTCCGAACATCGGCAGATAGTTGTTGATCAGTAAAAATACTACGCCCGGCAGCAGCATCAGCAGCAGTATCTTATGCTTCAGCAGATGCTTCAGCCTGTGTCTCTTCTGCGTGTTCCGGCCTACAGGCAAGCTGCTGCCACCTGTACCCGCCACACTTCTCTTCGTCTTCATAACCATTGTCTTCCGCCTCCCGGTTCCTTCAGCAGTCCCTCTCTTCCCTGACTTCAGTGTACCCGCAGGAGGCCCCATGCTAAATAAGGCCATCTATAATAAAAGTTCAAAATCCTACGGAGTTTGGAAGG
The sequence above is a segment of the Paenibacillus sp. FSL R7-0204 genome. Coding sequences within it:
- a CDS encoding ABC transporter permease — translated: MVMKTKRSVAGTGGSSLPVGRNTQKRHRLKHLLKHKILLLMLLPGVVFLLINNYLPMFGIVIAFKNINYVDGILGSPWVGLDNFKFLFATSDAWIITRNTVLYNFVFIVLNLLFAVSIAVALNELRNKLAAKFYQSIMFFPYFLSMVVVSYLVFAFLNVEYGFINKGVFALFGLDELSWYSEPKYWPFILPLINLWKGVGYGCVIYLAAIIGIDNEYYEAALIDGASKWKQILHITIPLIRPVIIITTILAIGGIFRSDFGLFYQTTLNSGALYPTTLVIDTYVYNALINMGNLGMSAAAGLYQSVVGFFLVLGSNWIVRKVDKDQAVF
- a CDS encoding carbohydrate ABC transporter permease, whose protein sequence is MANNEISRFTNVLLHIIFIILSLACLLPIVLVFMISITDYDYIVRNGYQFFPEKLSLEAYTYIFKDYSVVLRAYGISFFVTITGTLASVFLSSLYAYPISRADFRYRGVFAFLIFFTMLFGGGLVPWYMVYTQVLDLKNSIWALVVPMLLSPFNVLIMKTYFQMSVPPALIEASTIDGAGELRTFFRIVFPLSLPVFATIGLFNTLHYWNDWFNSMIFITDTDLYSLQYLMYKMISQADYLSRNGALIQGSATELAKLPGETIRMAMALIGIGPIVLAYPFFQRYFIKGLTLGSIKG
- a CDS encoding ABC transporter substrate-binding protein produces the protein MASKKVTGLLLSFVLMAGFTLAGCSGNNNNTAAPTEKTGESTTAPAATKEATATEAPGTKAPDALEPVELSLYLPGGPDKDVASVEQEINAYLKDKINATIKINQLSWDKPADKVNLMIQSGEVFDMVYTWNFMTNAAKGAYLPLEELLDTYAKETKAQINPAYLQAATVNGHLYAVPTEKELGQSVGFAFDKAIVDKYGFDVNSLQKLEDIEPMLKTIKEKEPALSPLFMNHTDSLHWFTAYPDSEDLDGSNDIPTLLDYKTMKVFNEYDTPAMTQRLKLIRSWYEAGYINKNGATDKTELKDAVKSGKAWFVYGNMNPTSTNDWTRLAEKPMIIKTLLPVQVSTKSLQGSMLAISRTSKNPERAMMFMNLIHTDPVLYNLLTFGIEGKHYKKLENNTVEFIADSGYNSVSSWMIGNVLLNYLNKDEDPKRVQLYTDWNKNSNISPVIGFVFDSTKVQSQIGALINITKQYKNTLFSGEKDPEPVLKEMNSKLKAAGLDAVITEIQSQLDAFLAAK